From Leptotrichia wadei, one genomic window encodes:
- a CDS encoding UbiA family prenyltransferase, with amino-acid sequence MNQSNINSKKSIIQNIKNFKIYLNERFPLGKNSFFVLIFTLSGYIFTGLLYNSKIIKPTLSKEVNRVLLFWDKEIDKVPIIWYKFLPLFIIIFMFFFQLRITDEFKDYEEDLKYRPYRPVQRGVISLKALRKIGIATVIIQIMLAHVIDPEIIYFMIFVWIYMFLMAKEFFIKKWLTKRILIYALSHVVIMVFITLVIVEATQYIVPKNIFDVFILQWYKHNIDFALIPLFALNYLNGIVLEIGRKTRRADEEEHGVQTYSKLWGKKKAVVILSLLFAVEYFLVILGLSYTYEKYFLFSGLVLLIILIISIYFMIKFLKKDLSGKIVESVSGLWIVFSSMGLGLLPYFVFSLIK; translated from the coding sequence ATGAACCAAAGTAATATAAATTCAAAAAAATCAATAATCCAAAATATAAAAAACTTCAAAATATATCTGAATGAACGGTTTCCATTAGGAAAAAATTCATTTTTTGTACTGATTTTTACTTTGTCAGGATATATTTTTACAGGATTACTATATAATTCAAAAATTATAAAGCCAACTTTGTCAAAAGAAGTCAATAGAGTGCTACTATTCTGGGATAAAGAAATTGATAAAGTACCAATAATCTGGTATAAATTTCTTCCTTTGTTTATCATAATATTCATGTTTTTCTTTCAGTTGAGAATTACAGATGAATTTAAGGATTATGAAGAAGATTTAAAATATAGGCCTTACAGACCTGTTCAAAGAGGTGTAATTTCGTTAAAAGCGTTGAGAAAAATAGGAATTGCAACTGTTATAATACAAATAATGCTTGCACACGTTATAGATCCTGAAATTATCTATTTTATGATATTTGTATGGATTTATATGTTCTTAATGGCAAAGGAATTTTTTATAAAAAAATGGCTTACAAAAAGAATTTTGATTTATGCTCTCTCCCACGTTGTAATAATGGTATTCATTACTCTTGTTATTGTAGAAGCTACACAATACATTGTACCAAAAAATATTTTTGACGTTTTTATATTACAATGGTATAAACATAATATTGATTTTGCATTAATTCCTCTTTTCGCATTAAATTATTTAAATGGAATCGTACTGGAAATAGGAAGAAAAACGAGAAGAGCTGATGAAGAGGAACATGGAGTGCAGACTTATAGTAAACTTTGGGGAAAGAAAAAGGCTGTAGTAATTTTAAGTTTACTTTTTGCTGTTGAATATTTTCTTGTCATTCTTGGACTTTCTTATACTTATGAAAAATATTTTTTATTCAGCGGATTGGTACTGCTTATAATTCTGATAATTTCAATATATTTTATGATAAAATTTTTGAAAAAGGATTTATCGGGGAAAATTGTAGAAAGCGTATCGGGGCTTTGGATTGTTTTTTCTAGTATGGGGCTGGGGCTTCTTCCGTATTTTGTATTTAGCTTGATAAAATAA
- a CDS encoding AMP-binding protein: MTIVDKIKELRSLYPDKTALFDLNTGKKVTFTQIDEKSNYVCDYLRKKNFKKGDKIVVFIPIGVEFYLILTAIFKMGIQAVFIDPYAGIEHINKCCEMISPDGIIGSRKTLLKGFFLKGIRKIGKKINYIKVMEYSEKFSINENCQVKENKKIENYEKIEEDTPALISFTSGSTGFPKIIMRTHKFLLGQHNVLEKNIKFEKETSVYSSFPIFLFSHIATGTTTFIPDLNWKKPAESNFKNIVQQIMENNIQNVILPPAIFENIVKFCKDEKITLENVQKVYTGGAPVFYSLMEKIKKVFTNAKITALYGASEAEPISSLNFEDITKEDIENMKNGEGLLAGKIVNEIELKIEKLEKSDNVKDSSELKGEILVRGENVVNGYLNVEKNPDENWHRTGDMGYINRKGQLILLGRVKGRIQIEENIYYPFTVETAFSFCKNLKKSVLTSKDDKLYLFAERNPEFKGDLSEDSEIKELKEKFGIFKIIETEIPMDKRHNSKTDYKRLEEIVEKL; the protein is encoded by the coding sequence ATGACAATAGTTGACAAAATAAAAGAATTAAGAAGTCTTTATCCAGATAAGACAGCTTTATTTGACTTGAATACAGGCAAAAAAGTTACTTTTACCCAAATAGATGAAAAATCAAATTATGTATGTGATTATTTAAGGAAAAAAAATTTTAAAAAAGGAGATAAAATTGTAGTTTTTATTCCAATTGGAGTGGAATTTTACTTGATTTTGACAGCAATATTTAAAATGGGAATACAGGCTGTATTTATTGACCCTTATGCTGGGATTGAGCATATTAATAAATGCTGTGAGATGATTTCGCCTGATGGGATAATTGGAAGCAGAAAAACACTTTTGAAGGGATTTTTTCTAAAAGGAATCAGAAAAATTGGGAAAAAAATTAATTATATTAAAGTGATGGAATACTCTGAAAAATTTTCAATAAATGAAAATTGTCAAGTAAAAGAAAATAAAAAAATTGAGAATTATGAAAAAATTGAAGAAGATACACCAGCTCTTATCAGTTTTACAAGTGGAAGTACTGGATTTCCTAAAATTATTATGAGAACTCATAAATTTTTGCTGGGACAGCATAATGTACTTGAAAAAAATATAAAATTTGAAAAGGAAACATCGGTTTATTCTTCATTCCCAATATTTCTTTTTTCCCACATTGCCACAGGAACAACTACTTTTATTCCTGATTTAAACTGGAAAAAACCTGCAGAATCAAATTTTAAAAATATTGTTCAGCAAATAATGGAAAATAATATTCAAAATGTCATTCTCCCTCCTGCAATATTTGAAAATATCGTAAAATTTTGCAAAGATGAAAAAATAACGCTTGAAAATGTTCAAAAGGTATATACAGGTGGTGCTCCTGTTTTTTACAGCCTTATGGAAAAAATTAAAAAGGTCTTTACAAATGCAAAAATTACAGCCTTATATGGAGCTTCGGAAGCTGAGCCAATATCATCATTAAATTTTGAAGATATAACAAAAGAAGATATTGAAAATATGAAAAATGGAGAAGGGCTGCTGGCTGGGAAAATAGTTAATGAAATAGAGCTTAAAATAGAAAAACTAGAAAAATCAGACAATGTTAAAGATTCTTCAGAATTAAAAGGTGAAATACTTGTAAGAGGAGAAAATGTAGTCAATGGTTACCTAAATGTTGAAAAAAATCCTGATGAAAACTGGCATAGGACAGGAGATATGGGATATATTAACAGAAAAGGGCAACTTATACTGCTTGGAAGGGTTAAAGGAAGAATACAGATTGAAGAAAACATTTATTATCCCTTTACTGTAGAAACTGCCTTTTCATTTTGCAAAAACTTGAAAAAATCTGTTCTTACTTCAAAAGATGATAAATTATACCTCTTTGCTGAAAGAAACCCTGAATTTAAAGGAGATTTGTCTGAGGATAGTGAAATTAAAGAATTAAAAGAAAAATTTGGAATATTTAAAATAATCGAAACTGAAATTCCAATGGATAAGAGGCATAACAGCAAGACGGATTATAAAAGGCTGGAAGAGATAGTTGAAAAACTTTAA
- a CDS encoding GNAT family N-acetyltransferase, translated as MKIKRYTITENKKINNDYLKKYVTENDISQNEIAKIQIERPSEIIVFQDEAGKMAGSLNLWHNRPDYNEKKTSYIGNVMIFEKYRKEEFEKKIFDELFEELKKDGIELIIGPLNGTTWNTYRYVTKTGNRKPFLMEPWNEGYYVELFQKTGFNPLANYISTIMENMNPVKRENLSKKIEKIKKFDYYKDIKVKSAENENILEILNKVYDLTIQAFKNNFLYSELEREIFIKMYMRYEDKIVKKFFKTLYLKDELIGYVFGIPDYAELQYKGKIETMILKTIAVSPKYNGKGMGYILIDELVKETEKSGYKNVIYALMYEKNISKNIGLLLGDELRRYTLFIKEL; from the coding sequence ATGAAAATAAAAAGATATACAATAACAGAAAATAAAAAAATAAATAACGATTATCTAAAAAAATACGTTACAGAAAATGATATTTCTCAAAATGAAATAGCAAAAATTCAAATAGAACGACCATCAGAAATTATAGTTTTTCAAGATGAAGCAGGAAAAATGGCAGGAAGCCTAAATTTGTGGCACAATCGGCCAGATTATAATGAGAAAAAAACATCTTATATTGGAAACGTAATGATTTTTGAAAAATATAGAAAAGAAGAATTTGAAAAGAAAATATTTGATGAACTTTTTGAAGAATTGAAAAAAGATGGGATTGAATTAATAATTGGGCCTTTGAATGGAACTACTTGGAATACATATCGGTATGTGACAAAAACTGGAAATAGAAAGCCTTTCTTGATGGAACCTTGGAATGAAGGCTATTATGTGGAATTATTTCAAAAAACTGGATTTAATCCTCTTGCCAATTATATTTCTACAATAATGGAAAATATGAATCCTGTTAAAAGGGAAAATCTATCTAAGAAAATTGAAAAAATAAAAAAATTTGATTATTATAAGGATATAAAGGTAAAATCTGCTGAAAACGAAAATATACTAGAAATACTAAATAAAGTCTACGACTTGACAATTCAGGCATTTAAAAATAATTTTTTATATTCTGAACTGGAAAGGGAAATTTTTATAAAAATGTATATGAGATATGAAGATAAAATTGTAAAAAAATTCTTTAAAACGCTTTATCTCAAGGATGAATTAATTGGCTATGTGTTTGGAATACCTGATTATGCAGAGCTTCAGTATAAAGGAAAAATAGAAACAATGATACTTAAGACGATTGCAGTTTCTCCCAAATATAACGGAAAAGGAATGGGATATATCTTAATTGATGAACTTGTGAAGGAAACGGAAAAATCAGGTTATAAAAATGTGATTTATGCTTTGATGTATGAAAAGAATATATCTAAAAATATAGGATTGCTATTGGGAGATGAATTGAGAAGATATACTTTGTTTATAAAGGAACTTTAA
- a CDS encoding diacylglycerol/polyprenol kinase family protein, translating to MEITKMILVFIGFIMFFLLLNKLEKSETLNSELIRKILHIGSGFGGLALPFIFEKKSSVMILGVIFLAVLISIRLIKNRISGFRKVLETKNRKTFGDIYFIISILGLWIVSSEDKIMYSLPLIILMFSDAFAALIGEFYSKYKFDTGFGTKSVEGSVTFFLTTYFICINFFLFFSNIKSINIVLVSLLLSILAMILEMISWNGLDNIFVPLFVYLFLKLNLYLTARELMYKLWVIVMLLIIIILNRKKTTLTKVAQTASLFFLYIVMIIGGIKWVVPPLIMYLGYYHFTPKVKGQVKDSLKGLLAIAFTTSMWLALSIVMDKNKMFLIYIFSFSLFFGIINLIRDNAGNIYRKTFRMNFLMESICKAAVFFLVNYFILSRILDFKMLTGIAILMFGGIFIYETCMKIFYIFEKENELSGESKVFLTSGIVFACSMLLLGIGML from the coding sequence ATGGAAATAACTAAGATGATACTTGTTTTTATTGGTTTTATAATGTTTTTTCTTTTGCTAAATAAACTTGAAAAAAGTGAAACGTTAAATTCAGAACTTATACGGAAAATTTTACATATAGGTTCGGGATTTGGGGGACTGGCTCTTCCGTTTATATTTGAGAAAAAAAGTTCGGTTATGATACTTGGAGTGATTTTTCTTGCAGTGCTTATTTCCATTAGGCTGATAAAAAATAGAATATCTGGATTTAGAAAAGTTCTGGAAACAAAAAACAGGAAAACATTTGGAGATATATATTTTATTATAAGTATTTTAGGATTATGGATTGTGTCAAGTGAAGATAAAATAATGTATTCACTTCCGCTTATAATACTTATGTTTTCCGATGCCTTTGCGGCTCTTATCGGAGAATTTTATAGTAAATATAAGTTTGATACGGGATTTGGAACAAAGTCGGTAGAAGGATCTGTGACATTTTTTCTTACAACATATTTTATTTGCATAAATTTCTTTTTATTTTTCAGTAACATTAAAAGTATAAATATCGTGCTTGTTTCACTGCTTTTAAGCATTCTTGCAATGATTCTTGAAATGATTTCGTGGAATGGGCTGGATAATATTTTTGTCCCGCTTTTCGTATATTTGTTCCTAAAATTAAACTTATATTTAACAGCGAGAGAACTTATGTATAAACTTTGGGTAATAGTTATGCTTCTTATAATTATAATATTAAATAGAAAAAAAACTACTCTTACAAAAGTTGCCCAAACTGCAAGTTTATTTTTCCTTTACATCGTTATGATTATAGGCGGAATAAAATGGGTCGTTCCACCATTAATAATGTATCTTGGATATTATCATTTTACGCCAAAAGTTAAAGGGCAGGTTAAGGACTCGCTAAAAGGGCTATTAGCAATAGCATTTACCACATCAATGTGGCTTGCATTAAGCATAGTAATGGATAAAAATAAAATGTTTCTTATTTATATTTTTTCATTTTCACTATTTTTTGGAATTATAAATTTAATAAGGGATAATGCCGGAAATATCTACAGGAAAACATTTAGAATGAACTTTTTGATGGAAAGCATATGTAAAGCGGCCGTTTTCTTTCTAGTAAATTATTTTATTTTGTCAAGAATTCTGGATTTTAAAATGCTAACTGGAATAGCAATTCTTATGTTTGGCGGAATATTTATTTACGAAACATGCATGAAGATTTTTTATATTTTTGAAAAGGAAAATGAACTTAGCGGAGAAAGCAAAGTATTTTTAACTTCAGGAATTGTTTTTGCTTGCTCAATGTTATTACTGGGAATAGGAATGTTATAA